In one window of Halomarina pelagica DNA:
- a CDS encoding S8 family serine peptidase, which produces MEPRDLLAVMVACSLLAVPLAPVPGADAGGETTNDAVLVDRLKTHLYGPDDPESPTVDEEVRVVVRLKQRARLPTADGFQINRVYTSEGTRHVEGSVPLAAVRALAAQPGVQSIRVSSSAFAPDDLVAPGVSAIGADDLHEAGVTGENVTVGVIDSDFRVSHPAIASNVGAYRTFGSGGDWRHGTAVASVVADTAPGATLYLAAIGRSTTAEEYRDAVEWLEASGVDVIVDSGSYYTQPGDGSGSVSRIAAEAAEDTVFVTSVGNHARRYWTGTHGPGDPTWVQFAPNTGGNYLDGGDVVSGRVTLTLRWDGWPKTATDYDLYLVRERPSRDVAVAKATGHDGRPYEHLSVVVPEGRYYVAVKGDRVEGATTLELFANRKLHHRSAGGASAPVMAPGVLAVGASEGGNVRPYSARVGVDLVAPDTIAARGIAVDGGTSFAAPYVAGVAALVVGEHPDLAAEEVRTVLAGSATDVGPAGADDASGAGRVNATAALAAADG; this is translated from the coding sequence ATGGAGCCGCGCGACCTCCTCGCGGTGATGGTCGCCTGTAGCCTGCTCGCCGTCCCGCTCGCCCCGGTCCCGGGGGCCGACGCCGGCGGCGAGACCACGAACGACGCGGTGCTCGTCGACCGGCTGAAGACCCACCTCTACGGACCGGACGACCCCGAGAGCCCGACCGTCGACGAGGAGGTCCGCGTCGTCGTCCGCCTGAAGCAGCGCGCGCGCCTCCCGACGGCCGACGGGTTCCAGATCAACCGCGTCTACACCAGCGAGGGGACCCGTCACGTCGAGGGGTCGGTCCCGCTCGCCGCGGTCCGAGCGCTCGCCGCCCAGCCCGGCGTCCAGTCGATCCGCGTCTCGTCGTCGGCGTTCGCGCCCGACGACCTCGTCGCCCCCGGCGTGTCCGCGATCGGGGCCGACGACCTCCACGAGGCGGGCGTCACCGGCGAGAACGTCACCGTAGGCGTCATCGACAGCGACTTCCGCGTCAGCCACCCCGCCATCGCCTCGAACGTCGGGGCGTACCGCACCTTCGGTTCGGGTGGCGACTGGCGACACGGAACCGCCGTGGCGAGCGTCGTCGCGGACACCGCCCCGGGGGCGACGCTCTACCTCGCCGCCATCGGGCGGTCGACGACGGCGGAGGAGTACCGCGACGCCGTCGAGTGGCTCGAGGCCTCCGGCGTGGACGTCATCGTCGATTCGGGGAGTTACTACACGCAACCGGGCGACGGGAGCGGTTCCGTCTCGCGCATCGCCGCCGAAGCCGCCGAGGACACCGTCTTCGTCACCTCGGTGGGGAACCACGCCCGGCGCTACTGGACCGGGACCCACGGGCCCGGCGACCCCACGTGGGTGCAGTTCGCCCCGAACACGGGCGGCAACTACCTCGACGGCGGCGACGTCGTCAGCGGCCGGGTGACGCTCACCCTCCGCTGGGACGGCTGGCCGAAGACGGCCACCGACTACGACCTCTACCTCGTCCGCGAACGTCCCAGCCGGGACGTGGCGGTCGCGAAGGCGACGGGCCACGACGGCCGCCCCTACGAACACCTGAGCGTCGTCGTACCCGAGGGGCGCTACTACGTCGCCGTCAAGGGCGATCGCGTCGAGGGTGCGACGACGCTCGAACTGTTCGCGAACCGTAAACTCCACCACCGTTCGGCCGGCGGGGCGAGCGCCCCCGTGATGGCCCCCGGCGTCCTCGCCGTCGGCGCGAGCGAGGGGGGGAACGTGAGACCGTACAGCGCCCGGGTGGGCGTGGACCTGGTCGCGCCGGACACGATCGCCGCGCGGGGAATCGCGGTCGACGGCGGGACCTCCTTCGCCGCGCCCTACGTCGCGGGCGTGGCGGCGCTCGTCGTGGGGGAACACCCGGACCTCGCCGCCGAGGAGGT
- a CDS encoding ArsR/SmtB family transcription factor: MSGLLPTSTDASSEQEGELRTLWLDSDHAGELLSSLSSGTARAVLTALHEQPATASEVADRVDTSLQNARHHLTNLQEAGLVRVADTRYSQKGREMNVYAPSEEPLVVFVGREERKTSFLDSLRSLVAAVGLLGIVSLFVQWLVTPQRVATAADSLPRMADGLGDGAAAAPISAPPGALFFAGGLLVLGLLLAWRRWHRVNPAIR; encoded by the coding sequence ATGTCAGGGCTGTTGCCAACTAGCACTGATGCCAGCTCTGAGCAGGAGGGGGAACTCCGCACGCTGTGGCTCGACAGCGACCACGCGGGGGAGTTGCTCTCTTCGCTCTCGTCCGGGACGGCGCGCGCCGTCCTGACCGCGCTCCACGAACAACCGGCGACCGCCTCGGAGGTCGCCGACCGCGTCGACACGTCCCTCCAGAACGCGCGCCACCACCTGACGAACCTCCAGGAGGCCGGACTCGTCCGGGTGGCCGACACGCGCTACTCCCAGAAGGGCCGGGAGATGAACGTCTACGCGCCGAGCGAGGAACCGCTCGTCGTGTTCGTCGGACGCGAGGAACGCAAGACCTCGTTCCTCGACTCGCTACGCAGTCTGGTGGCCGCCGTCGGGCTCCTCGGGATCGTCAGCCTGTTCGTCCAGTGGCTCGTCACCCCCCAGCGGGTGGCGACCGCCGCCGACTCGCTCCCGCGCATGGCCGACGGACTCGGGGACGGCGCGGCCGCGGCCCCGATCTCGGCACCGCCCGGCGCGCTCTTCTTCGCCGGTGGGCTGCTCGTGCTCGGTCTCCTGCTCGCGTGGAGGCGCTGGCACCGCGTGAACCCCGCGATCCGCTGA
- the gatB gene encoding Asp-tRNA(Asn)/Glu-tRNA(Gln) amidotransferase subunit GatB: protein MTAQATRAREHAVVIGLEVHVQLETATKLFCGCSTDTADDAPNTHTCPVCLGLPGSLPVVNEAAVEAAVKVGKAIEADIPEETRFHRKNYYYPDLPKNFQITQYDDPICQDGSLEISVEGERRVIGIERAHLEEDPGSLKHEGGAIDRAEYTLVDYNRAGMPLMEVVTRPDFRSPTEVRAFLAKLEEVLEYLGVFDPERDGSLRVDANISLVPGEEVAEDGSIGAAALAAANRTEVKNISSHKGAEKALAYEVTRQRNAVARGREVEQETRHWDESRGVTVSMRSKEAEKDYRYFEEADLPPMRVSGWKEEIPIPELPEARRERFRREYDLSGEVASKLTSTKQVADFYEDLTDEFDPAFAAAWTADRLLGELNYRDMPLDAIPRGEFARLLELVEDEEITAKNAEEVVLRAMLDEGDAPDEIVEREGLGKTGDDEVADAVTRAIEDNPEAVEDYRAGEEGALNYLVGQVMAATGGSADPGTVNQLLRAELDG from the coding sequence TCTTCTGTGGCTGCTCGACCGACACGGCCGACGACGCGCCCAACACCCACACCTGCCCCGTCTGCCTCGGCCTGCCGGGATCGCTGCCCGTCGTCAACGAGGCCGCGGTGGAGGCCGCCGTCAAGGTCGGCAAGGCCATCGAGGCCGACATCCCCGAGGAGACGCGCTTTCACCGGAAGAACTACTACTACCCCGACCTGCCGAAGAACTTCCAGATCACGCAGTACGACGACCCGATCTGTCAGGACGGCTCCCTCGAGATCAGCGTCGAGGGCGAGCGCCGCGTCATCGGGATCGAGCGCGCCCACCTGGAGGAGGACCCCGGGTCGCTCAAGCACGAGGGCGGGGCCATCGACCGCGCCGAGTACACGCTCGTCGACTACAACCGCGCCGGGATGCCCCTCATGGAGGTCGTCACCCGGCCGGACTTCCGCTCGCCGACGGAGGTGCGCGCCTTCCTCGCCAAACTGGAGGAGGTGCTCGAGTACCTGGGCGTGTTCGACCCCGAGCGCGACGGCAGCCTGCGCGTCGACGCGAACATCTCGCTCGTGCCGGGCGAGGAGGTGGCCGAGGACGGCTCCATCGGCGCGGCGGCGCTCGCCGCGGCCAACCGGACCGAGGTGAAGAACATAAGCAGCCACAAGGGGGCGGAGAAGGCGCTGGCCTACGAGGTGACCCGCCAGCGCAACGCGGTCGCGCGCGGACGGGAGGTCGAGCAGGAGACGCGCCACTGGGACGAGTCCCGCGGCGTCACCGTCTCGATGCGCTCGAAGGAGGCCGAGAAGGACTACCGCTACTTCGAGGAGGCGGACCTCCCGCCGATGCGCGTCTCGGGCTGGAAGGAGGAGATCCCGATCCCCGAACTCCCCGAGGCCCGCCGCGAGCGCTTCCGCCGCGAGTACGACCTGAGCGGGGAGGTCGCCTCGAAGCTCACCTCCACGAAGCAGGTGGCGGACTTCTACGAGGACCTGACCGACGAGTTCGACCCCGCGTTCGCGGCGGCGTGGACGGCGGACCGCCTGCTCGGCGAACTCAACTACCGCGACATGCCCCTCGACGCCATCCCCCGCGGGGAGTTCGCCCGCCTGCTCGAACTCGTCGAGGACGAGGAGATCACCGCGAAGAACGCGGAGGAGGTCGTCCTCCGCGCGATGCTCGACGAGGGCGACGCCCCCGACGAGATCGTCGAGCGGGAAGGACTGGGAAAGACCGGCGACGACGAGGTCGCGGACGCCGTTACGCGGGCGATCGAGGACAACCCCGAGGCCGTCGAGGACTACCGCGCGGGCGAGGAGGGCGCGCTCAACTACCTCGTCGGACAGGTCATGGCGGCGACCGGCGGCAGCGCGGACCCCGGTACCGTCAACCAGCTCTTGCGGGCGGAACTCGACGGATAA